A part of Halobaculum sp. MBLA0143 genomic DNA contains:
- a CDS encoding glycosyltransferase family 2 protein codes for MADSNSVSALRRLWSRATARLPRLGGFGERVEVALFGLVIGAVVVTGYVQGQLVFVLPIPSVFGGDAVTVLQATVACLTLTGLFGLSMLVLLGQLGRDDQTELPTTGPSVTAVVPVHGDESVLHRSVVSLLQSRYRDLSVVIVAEPDDEASIRRGRALARHDQVELLVNGNPGTKAGAIDYAAAETTSELLAVFDADERVDPRFVSSAVARIDDDRADVVQGRTIPEPEGLTGLAAYYESVVLGDLSQRLLTALTGFTVAASRTVVMRRSAFDAVDGYDPKMLTEDYAFAFDCYCSEVDVAEQFSFASTIEAAHNPVDWWGQRKRWMTGYAQVLHRLVGRGLRRLWSGEGTHRDVLAPAICASSVFGNVFMLSLLPKAAVLVAHGQGRWLALPGFTLIGAALALRVYDTTRGRLGSIGVGYLLLPAVLPLYSLAGIKAVVEYLFTWNGEWYSVSKGS; via the coding sequence ATGGCAGACAGTAACTCCGTGTCGGCCCTCCGCAGACTGTGGTCGCGGGCGACGGCGAGGCTCCCTCGTCTGGGTGGTTTCGGTGAACGTGTAGAGGTCGCCCTGTTCGGGCTCGTGATCGGTGCCGTCGTCGTGACGGGCTACGTACAGGGACAGCTCGTGTTCGTGCTTCCGATTCCCTCCGTGTTCGGCGGCGACGCCGTCACCGTGTTGCAGGCGACGGTCGCGTGTCTCACGCTCACTGGACTGTTCGGGCTCTCGATGCTCGTGTTGCTCGGCCAGTTGGGTCGCGACGACCAGACAGAGCTCCCCACGACCGGACCGAGTGTCACGGCCGTGGTCCCCGTCCACGGTGACGAGAGTGTGCTCCACCGGAGTGTGGTGTCGTTGCTCCAGAGTCGGTACCGGGATCTGTCGGTCGTGATCGTCGCGGAACCGGACGACGAGGCGTCGATCCGGCGGGGGAGAGCCCTCGCACGCCACGACCAGGTCGAACTGCTCGTCAACGGCAACCCCGGGACGAAGGCCGGCGCGATCGACTACGCCGCGGCGGAGACGACGAGTGAACTGCTCGCCGTGTTCGACGCAGACGAGCGAGTCGATCCGCGGTTCGTCTCCAGTGCGGTCGCGCGTATCGACGACGACCGAGCAGACGTCGTCCAAGGGCGGACGATTCCGGAGCCGGAGGGGCTCACCGGACTCGCCGCTTACTACGAGTCGGTCGTGCTCGGTGACCTGAGCCAACGACTCCTGACGGCTCTGACGGGGTTCACCGTCGCAGCCAGTCGGACAGTCGTGATGCGCCGGTCGGCGTTCGACGCCGTCGACGGGTACGACCCGAAGATGCTCACCGAAGACTACGCGTTCGCGTTCGACTGTTACTGCAGTGAGGTCGACGTCGCCGAACAGTTCTCGTTCGCCTCGACGATCGAGGCGGCACACAACCCGGTCGACTGGTGGGGCCAACGGAAACGGTGGATGACCGGCTACGCACAGGTGTTACACAGGCTCGTCGGTCGCGGTCTCCGTCGGCTCTGGTCGGGAGAGGGGACACACCGGGACGTGCTCGCGCCGGCCATCTGTGCGTCGTCCGTGTTCGGCAACGTGTTCATGCTGTCACTCCTCCCGAAGGCGGCGGTCCTCGTCGCCCACGGACAGGGCCGGTGGCTCGCGTTGCCCGGGTTCACGCTGATCGGTGCCGCGCTCGCGCTCCGTGTGTACGACACGACGAGGGGCCGTCTCGGGTCGATCGGGGTCGGCTACCTGTTGCTCCCGGCAGTGTTACCGTTGTACAGCCTCGCCGGGATCAAGGCCGTCGTAGAGTACCTGTTCACCTGGAACGGGGAGTGGTACAGCGTCTCGAAGGGGAGCTGA